From Haemorhous mexicanus isolate bHaeMex1 chromosome 2, bHaeMex1.pri, whole genome shotgun sequence, the proteins below share one genomic window:
- the RFXAP gene encoding regulatory factor X-associated protein yields the protein GRVRHARGACARAVRRRRGSGAREARSGTGRAGPGTAALQGSPAAAPASSASSSSSSSPPQQQLTLLVMQPGGGEEAAAGAAGVVLQPNADPQLPPSASGGLMVFYELGAAGEVEVGEEEVEAAGGESTASLEELEEEEAAAVPGAAGGEAAAGGECKSCTYEGCSETTTQVVKQRKPWMCKRHRNKIYKDKYKRKKSDQALGGGGAAAAGGGPRAEDSVEGSVSATKQRTGSIGDRPARPTLLEQVLNKKRLSLLRSPEVVQFLQKQQQLLSQQALEQRQQQFQGAPG from the exons GGGCGCGTGCGTCATGCGCGCGGCGCCTGCGCGCGGGCGGTGCGGCGGAGGCGCGGGAGCGGCGCGCGAGAGGCGCGCTCAGGGaccggccgggccgggccgggcaccgccgccctgcagggcagcccagccGCCGCTCCCGCCTCCTCCGCCTCTTCGTCCTCCTCCTCGTCGCCGCCGCAGCAGCAGCTGACGCTGCTCGTGATGCAGCCGGGCGGCGGCGAGGAggcggcggccggggcggcgggggtGGTGCTGCAGCCGAACGCCGACCCGCAGCTGCCGCCCTCTGCTAGCGGCGGCCTCATGGTGTTCTACGAGCTGGGGGCCGCCGGCGAGGTCGaggtgggggaggaggaggtcGAGGCGGCGGGCGGCGAGAGCACGGCCagtctggaggagctggaggaggaggaggcggcggcggtgcccggggctgcgggcggcgaggcggcggcgggcggcgagTGCAAGAGCTGCACGTACGAGGGCTGCAGCGAGACCACCACGCAGGTGGTGAAGCAGCGCAAGCCCTGGATGTGCAAGCGGCACCGCAACAAGATCTACAAGGACAAGTACAAGCGCAAGAAGAGCGACCAGGCCctggggggcggcggggcggctgCCGCGGGGGGCGGCCCGCGGGCCGAG GATAGTGTTGAAGGTTCAGTGTCTGCCACAAAACAGAGAACAGGATCCATTGGAGATCGCCCAGCAAGACCTACTCTTTTAGAACAAGTATTGAATAAAAAGAGGCTG tCCTTACTCAGAAGCCCAGAAGTAGTGCAGTTTctacagaaacagcagcaactGTTAAGTCAACAAGCTTTGGAACAAAGGCAGCAACAGTTTCAAGGAGCACCTGGGTAA